The genomic stretch TTAGGCACATGCTGCCATTTCATACACAAGTAATTAATGCTAAGTATctacaaaagcattttctattttcaacTAAACTGTAGCTAACCCAACAGCAGAGCACAGTGCCTCATCAGAATCTGTCTTCACTACTTCTGTGTGCCATGGAAGAATATAACTCTGGCATTACAGCaccgttcttttttttttcatagaatcaatccaaattttacaaaaatatagcCAACcaataaacagaaaactatGCTGCATATTCAGTCTTGTCTACAGACAGCACTTTGCAGTTACAGCTAGAGAAGTCAAGCCATTAAGGATTTGGAAGTTACAGCTGTGCCTTCCTCACGTAACTATGTACTCACACTGTATATTACCATATAAACTTCTCTTTCTGACAGGCAAAAGATGAAAAGTGCTCACTTACTAAACTGGAGAACagaactaatttaattttttcccccccccgcaTGACATCATGCCTTACATTAGCATTCAAATGCTAATCTAAGAATTACATGTTTTACAGTACTCACGAAATCACCACCCTACTTCCTCACAAACATTAATGCAACAATCTCCAATGAGACGATTCAGTAATACTGAATGATTATTGCTGCATCACCTAAGTGAGTTAACACTTTGTAGGATTATATTTATCATAACTtcagaatattaattttcactGATTTGCATTGTGAGTTCCCCAAAGTAACAGCCTGAAAGCAACATGGGCACAGAGAGACAGACTAACAActagtgaaaaatgaaaccaagTTTCTCAGCATGGGTAAGGATTATGTAAGAGGCAAATCTGTTCTTCAAGGGTGGCCTCAACAGTGAAACAATCCTTTCTCTTCTTGTCCATTACACACTTTTTAACCTCTCCAGCACATTAAGTCAGTACCTTACAAACAATCTGTCCGCAGGCAAAGCAGATTTCTTCCCCTAATCATTTTACCTCTCTGAACAAGGTGGAAAGTTTTCACTGCAGGTATTCTACAACTTCAATCCCTCTGTTcttatcacagaatcatttaggttggaaaagaccttcaagatcattgagtccagccatcaaccatgcccactaaaccatgttctgaagtgccttgtctacgtgctttttgaacacctccagggatggtgacttaaccacttccctgggcagcctgttcaaATGCCTGACAACcatctcagtaaagaaatttttaatatccaacctaaacctcccctgctgcaacttgaggctgtttcctcttgtcctatcgcttgtcacttgggagaagagaccgacccccacctcactacaacctcctttcaggcagttgtagagagcgataaggtctcccctcagcctcctcttctccaggataaacagccccagttccctcagccgctcctcataagacttgtgctccaggccctcaccagcttggttgcccttctctggacacattctagcacctccatgtctttcctgtagtgaggggcccaaaactgaacacagcacttgaggtgcggcctcaccagtgcccagtacagggggacgatcacctccctgctcctgctggccacactatttctgacgcaggccaggatgccgttggtcttcttggccacctgggcacactgctggctcatatccaggtggctgtcaaccagcacccccaggtctttctctgccgggcagccttccagccactcttccccaagcctgtagcgctgcatggggttgctgtgacccaagagcaggacccggcacttggccttgttgaacctcatacaactggcctcggcccatcgatccagcctgtccagatccctctgtagagccttcctaccctcgagcagatcaacactcccacccaacttggtgtcatctgcgaacttgctgagggtgcactccatcccctcgtccagatcattgataaagatatgaAACAGAACTAGCCCaaacactgagccctggggaacaccacttgtgacccaccaccaactggatttaactccattcaccacaaccctttgggctcgtccatccagccagtttttcacccagcgaagagtacacttgtctaagccatgagatGTCAGCTTCTCAAGGACTATGCcgtgagagacagtgtcaaaggccttgctgaagtccagctagacaacatccacagcctttccctcatccactaggtgggtcagctggtcatagaaggagatcaggttggtcaagcaggacctcctttcataaacccatgctgccTGGGCCTGATCACCCTAAGTGCTTCTTGACCCAAAGTTGTTGCTTCAAAGCGCATTTGAAACAAGTTAACAGCATTTTCACAGGTGAGAAACTGAGGATCCAGTGCCCAGATTCATCATGTCGTTTATGTGTATTTGATCAAAGCACCAAAACTGGAGTCCCCCTGAGCTCTCTCCAGTCAGAGACCTCCAGCAGTCTGACCTTCATCTCTCTTGGACTGGATTTCTAATTTACGCAGTTTAATCAAGTGCCTAAGGATGAGCACAAATTCATCCTTTAGGAGTACTTAGCCAGAGATACAAAGGAGATGAGAAAACTAAACCCAGGTCTCAGAAGTATAACCCTACTTACAATATCACATTGCCTCCTGAAATTCCTAGCACCTTAGTTTTTGAATACTTGATCTTgcaactttaaaatattaatatacttTCAGATGTAAGAGgaacacaaacacaaataatCAAAGTTATCAGCAGTCGGAGCATATTTATCCACTGTACAGATCTTTATTGTATGAACAGAatattgagagcagccctgcggagaaggacttgggggtgctGTTGATGAcaagctcaacatgacctggcaatgtgcgcttgcagcccagaaagccaaccgtatcctgggctgtatcaaaagaagtgtgaccagcaggtcaagggaggtgactcttcccctctactctgctctcatgagaccccacctgcagtactgcgttcagctctggggccgCCAgcgtaagaaggacatggacctgttggagcaagtccagaggagggccacaaggatgatcagagggctggagcacctctcctgtgaagacaggctgagagaggtggggttgttcagcctggagaagagaaggctccggggagaccttacagcagccttccagtacccaAAGGGGGCCTACAAAAGGGctgagagggactttttacaaggacatGTAGTGAAAGGGcgatggctttaaactgaaagagggtagatttagattaggtgtaAGGAAGGAGTGCTTCACTGTGAGAGTAGTGAGGTggtggaacaggctgcccagagaggctgtggatgccccctccctggaagtgttcagggccaggctggatggggctttgagcaacctggtctagtggaaggtgtccctgcccatggcaggggggttggaactagatgatctttaaggccccttccaacccaaaccagtctatgattctatgagtaAGCACCAGCTGATTCTCTCCACTTCAGAAGACATGCTTTGCCAGTAATTTCACTGACCAGAAGGAGAATCCATCTTAATTTTCAAAGCCTGAAATAGGTACAAAATACCGccccatcttcctcctcccactTCTTTAGGCCTGCCAAAGCTTACCCTTGTCTTAGGTTAACCATAAGTGCAAAAGTCTTTCTAAATCCACTTTCTACCACACAGTCATTCTAATTCCCTTGCCGCAGCACCATTTCCAGAACACACCCAAATAAGGCCGCTTTTGTGCCCTCCTTTTCACTGTGTAAGATGtatgtaaaaatagaaaaggaagtttCCCTACTGTCTACTCTTGTTCTCTCTGTCATAGCCATCTTGTCTACCAGGGGCAAATTCATCTCATTTTAGCAGCCCTAGACAAGAGCATAACCCAGTCAGACTCTATGGGTAATTCTGCCACCATTTTCTAACAAACCTGTGGCTATCACTGGCATTATATCACTCCCCTATCAAAGGCCCTAATTCAAACCATGGAAGTACTTTAAGACTTGAGagaatctatttttaatttttcctttataaatggATAATGCATTCCCACTTCCATTTCACTTCACTCTGAAAAAACACTAAACTATCCctaaatttttcaaaaaaatctgagtaATTTGAGATCAGGgtagaagagaagaaatgggCATCTAACAACTCCAATTAGCAGCAACCTGTATGGCGTATGCTTCTCTAGCATATACTTCACAGTGCAACTGGGGTTGTATTTCCCCCCTGAAAATGATGGtatccttcttaaaaaaaaaaaaatacatttgacaAATAAAGAGAATTATCACaatggaaagaggcagcagtgcttGAACCACAAACACTGCTGACAGGCCACATTTAattcaaatctgtattaaaTCTAAAATCCAATTAATGTAACTGGTTGGGTTGGCCagtttgttggggggggggggggaagagagggggagTTGTGTGCTTTTTCTTGGTAGAGGTTCTTAGATAAACAAGTATTTTCCATACTCTTAAAATAAGATTGTCCTTTCTCCCACTCATCTTCCTACCAGATGGGAGAACTCCTCTCCTACAGGCAAACTGGCTAGCAACATccacttgtattttaaaattaaaatttcattttcaaattctAAATTAGTATTTACAAGGTATCACCCAAGAACTCTTCTTTTAATGTACAGTGAACTATACTCAAAACATCAAAAGTTATTTGTCCATGGACACAAGAAGCAAGTAAAAAACAATTTATATAATGAAGTCTTGGTAGAAGTCAACTCAattttcaacagttttaaaatacgATCGTGCAATGGGTTGCAAAGAATCTATCTGGAATTAATTTGTGCATTCTCTAAAACATCAAGTTTCATGCAATGCATGGCATGGAGCACAAATCCTGAAATAAGTAAACACATGCTAATGTGGGATTGAGGAAATGGTTTCTGAAGCAGATTTTTCACTTGTTAGCAATAAACTCTCATATCcactgatgaagaaaaaaatattatggaCAACTAAATATTCATCTTAAACATCTCCTGACATTGgacatcagaaaaacaaaatatattgaaatGCAGATAGGTTTTTGTATACAAAGACAGTTTGTAAACTTTTGCACAACATTACAAGTCTTTTGtggaacaaaaccaacaaatcaCTTGGGAGGAAAAAGTGCAAACAAGAAGGAATCTTTGCTGAAGCCAAGCATGGAACAGAGAAAGTAGTTAAAACTCAGACTGAATCTCTCTTTCAGAATATTAGGAACCATTTAACTAGAGAGCAGCATCAAACTGAACTACCCCATATTTTCCATTTACCATCCATTCAGGTTCAGAAGCCTGAATTTGTTCACCTTGTCCAGGTTTTAGGCCAGCCTGAGTGTCAGATTTCAGTGTTCTCAAGCTACAGAGAGGTGCAGGATGAAACTTGTTCAAGGCTTGATGAAACGGAACAGTATATTCCCATTTTCTATCTCCTGTTAATTTTCTATAGTTTAGATCACCTTTGAAAAGAAGCAAGTTTGACTTCTGTAGATCAGCATACAAGTCAGGAGCAACTTCAGCCATACTGGAAAAGTCATGCGGCAAAGTCCAAAACATGTGATCACGGTAAACCCAAACTCCCTTTTTCAAATTGCCCTCCCAGTTTATCCCACATCTAGACATCCACATATGATTAGCCGACTGCAGTTGTTTAATAGTCCAGTTAAAATCATGCTTTGTGGTATCTGACACATACCATGGAATactttttccatgaaaatggaCTTCATCAGCTAGCTTTGACGATAACAGGAAGTCAGCCAACACAAGATCACTTACAAGTTCAAATCCAGCATTATCCAGGATTATGTCAACTCTaacattacttttttctgtatttctttttttggcgTTTACAAGTAGTGACCAAAGTTTTTCCATATCATTCACTAAGATGTAAGGTATCATGTTTTCCAGGGATTGTAAAGGACTAGATTTCTGAGAGCTGTCTTCaccagctgaaaaagaaaggtcACACTTATTGCCCCACAATGATAcctagaaggaagaaaaaacaaaaaacatttggtAAGTCTCACTGTAGTTACGTTCTAAACTTCACATACActaaagattttgtttgtttttattttagggaCATTTAACTCCACATTTCCCTCCAAGCTTTAATAAAATTCAACTTCTTGTACAGAAACCTTACTATAGACAAGATTTTGTGGAAGAAACCAAACAATGCTCTGTATTTATGCAGGCATCAGAAACATGCATTAGAAGTGACAAAGATGGAAGATTTAGATCAACGTAAATACACTGATCACAAAGCTTAAAACACACTCTCCATACTGTAATTCCAGGAAATATCAGTGGGAACACAGAAAAAGGAGTAATAAaagcaggtttatttttttattacatgcaGCCA from Buteo buteo chromosome 9, bButBut1.hap1.1, whole genome shotgun sequence encodes the following:
- the DCPH1 gene encoding damage-control phosphatase ARMT1 isoform X2, translating into MFRIGTFVLHLFQKGVEAEKRAISFLSKLRNELQTDKPVTPLEDELPDAALWNQYLDYQRNLSNGNGGPSWFQSPWLYVECYMYRRIHAALAQNPPIDNFDVFKEGKAQNFFESQEAVIALCTYFQELLKNIKDLDEKQLQEELFKLLQVSLWGNKCDLSFSAGEDSSQKSSPLQSLENMIPYILVNDMEKLWSLLVNAKKRNTEKSNVRVDIILDNAGFELVSDLVLADFLLSSKLADEVHFHGKSIPWYVSDTTKHDFNWTIKQLQSANHMWMSRCGINWEGNLKKGVWVYRDHMFWTLPHDFSSMAEVAPDLYADLQKSNLLLFKGDLNYRKLTGDRKWEYTVPFHQALNKFHPAPLCSLRTLKSDTQAGLKPGQGEQIQASEPEWMVNGKYGVVQFDAAL